A genomic region of Candidatus Marimicrobium litorale contains the following coding sequences:
- a CDS encoding Re/Si-specific NAD(P)(+) transhydrogenase subunit alpha, with protein sequence MRIAIPKETHTGENRIPLTPSDTKKLVRAGAEVVVEAGMGAASGFVDHEYIEAGATLSSNRDELLGSADIVLRLRKPELEDIHKIKKGAIHISYLDPFNEHELVRAFKEAGITAISMEMIPRTTRSQKMDALSSQANLAGYVMVIQAAAHLPRIFPMMMTPAGTLKPANVFVIGAGVAGLQAIATAKRLGAKVTAFDTRPVVAEQVQSLGGKFLEIDLGETGETADGYAKELTPEQVEKQRQAQKEVIAKSDVLITTAQVFGRKPPVLVTKDMVDGMAPGSVIVDMAAETGGNVEGSVPNETVHVGGVTIIGMGNLAGEVARDASQMYSSNLYSLVDDSWDEETKAFVIDFEHDILPGCIITHGGEITNETIKNVIEGEA encoded by the coding sequence ATGCGCATCGCAATTCCCAAAGAAACTCACACAGGGGAGAACCGTATACCCCTCACCCCGAGCGATACCAAGAAGCTGGTACGCGCCGGCGCAGAGGTCGTGGTGGAGGCAGGCATGGGGGCCGCTTCCGGCTTCGTCGATCACGAATACATCGAGGCTGGCGCCACGCTCTCGAGCAATCGAGACGAGCTATTAGGCAGTGCCGATATCGTACTGCGACTGCGCAAACCCGAGCTCGAAGATATCCATAAAATTAAAAAGGGCGCTATTCATATCAGTTATCTGGACCCATTCAACGAACACGAGTTGGTCCGCGCGTTCAAAGAGGCCGGCATCACCGCCATCAGCATGGAAATGATTCCCCGCACCACTCGCAGCCAGAAAATGGATGCGCTGAGCTCCCAGGCCAACCTCGCGGGTTACGTTATGGTGATTCAGGCTGCCGCTCATTTGCCGCGAATCTTTCCGATGATGATGACACCCGCAGGCACGTTAAAGCCCGCCAACGTATTCGTTATCGGCGCCGGAGTTGCCGGATTACAGGCCATTGCCACAGCGAAGCGTCTTGGCGCCAAGGTCACCGCCTTTGATACGCGGCCCGTTGTGGCAGAACAAGTACAATCCCTGGGTGGTAAATTTCTCGAAATTGATCTGGGAGAGACCGGCGAAACCGCTGATGGCTATGCCAAGGAGTTAACGCCCGAGCAGGTTGAGAAACAGCGTCAGGCGCAAAAAGAGGTCATCGCCAAATCCGATGTCCTCATCACTACTGCACAAGTATTTGGCCGTAAACCTCCCGTGCTAGTCACGAAAGACATGGTCGACGGCATGGCGCCCGGCTCCGTTATCGTTGATATGGCAGCGGAGACCGGGGGCAACGTGGAAGGCTCGGTGCCCAACGAGACTGTGCATGTTGGTGGCGTTACTATTATCGGGATGGGCAACCTGGCTGGAGAAGTGGCGAGAGATGCCAGCCAGATGTACTCCTCCAATCTATACAGTCTTGTCGATGACAGTTGGGACGAGGAAACGAAAGCCTTCGTGATCGACTTCGAACACGACATCCTGCCTGGCTGCATTATTACCCACGGTGGTGAAATCACCAACGAGACCATCAAGAACGTTATTGAAGGGGAGGCATAG
- a CDS encoding ATP-dependent DNA helicase, which yields MTEFSVSVTDLARFCHRHGDIDQRFNPSPSGPEGIAGHQRLYSRRPESYRREYPVESRYELDGITLHLKGRADGYDAEAGLVEEIKTCRVEPDSIPPAIAKLHLSQGLIYAALIADKENLSTLRVRVTWLNIDNEEEHYREEIYPAAALRAFLQDTLSRFASWLQLISILRKQRDASLATLAFPYGEFRAGQRDIAETTYRCIAGGRHLLMEAPTGIGKTAAVLFPALKALMTGKHERIAFVTAKTIGRRSAEQTLAHFRAAGYRGTALSLSAKEAVCLSPGKACHGEDCPYAKGYYEKLPNALHAAMKEPALTRVHLESLARQFEVCPYELAGDLLPWVDTVIGDQHYVYSLYGALGSLMSTSGARWSVLLDEAHNLPGRARKMYSARLSKNALMRARREAPARIVPALERVNRKLLALQKQDWQSEHYHSEHTLPQKLLGGLIDFTAEVSADCATHPELLSQHPVLAEFYFDSLHFIRVAQQWGDEYRCVYTRDTEPQSLLVVLNCLDPARLLAERQARAYSVTAFSATLSPPEWTRERLGLDSHTVFHRATSPFATEQLAVWLVTDLDTRYRHREDTLQRLASLLREWLEAMPGNGIVYFPSYRYMHSCLRLLDDLEPRRTLWVQAPQEGEERRAELLSLLQEKRDIVAFCILGGIFSEGIDLPGDALASVAVVGVGMPQVNQDTRELQEWYEQRTGAGFQYTFIYPGLQKVDQALGRVVRSARDKGNALLIDTRYRQPPYRQLLPPWWTYRQWPPQRPQ from the coding sequence ATGACTGAGTTCTCCGTGAGCGTCACCGATCTCGCCCGCTTCTGTCATCGACACGGCGATATCGATCAGCGCTTCAATCCGTCCCCGAGTGGTCCAGAGGGGATCGCCGGACACCAGCGCCTGTACAGCCGCCGCCCTGAAAGTTATCGCCGGGAGTATCCGGTCGAGTCCCGATACGAGCTGGACGGCATCACACTGCATTTGAAAGGCCGCGCAGATGGCTACGACGCTGAGGCAGGACTGGTAGAAGAAATCAAGACCTGCCGTGTAGAGCCAGACAGTATCCCGCCTGCCATCGCGAAACTGCACTTGTCGCAAGGTCTTATCTATGCCGCCCTGATTGCCGATAAAGAAAACCTGTCCACACTGCGCGTGAGAGTCACGTGGCTGAATATCGATAACGAGGAAGAGCACTATCGGGAAGAAATCTATCCAGCTGCTGCCCTGCGCGCTTTCCTGCAGGATACCCTTTCCCGCTTTGCCAGCTGGCTGCAGCTTATTTCCATACTGCGAAAACAGCGTGACGCCAGCCTTGCGACACTGGCGTTTCCCTACGGGGAATTTCGTGCCGGACAACGCGACATCGCGGAGACCACCTATAGATGTATCGCTGGTGGCCGCCACCTCCTGATGGAGGCACCTACCGGCATTGGCAAGACGGCCGCAGTTCTTTTCCCCGCGCTAAAGGCGCTGATGACAGGCAAGCATGAGCGTATCGCCTTCGTTACTGCTAAAACGATTGGTCGACGCAGCGCAGAGCAAACCCTTGCACATTTTCGCGCTGCCGGTTACCGCGGCACAGCCCTGAGTCTGTCCGCAAAGGAAGCGGTCTGCCTGTCACCCGGCAAGGCCTGCCATGGAGAAGATTGCCCGTACGCAAAGGGTTACTACGAAAAACTGCCAAACGCACTGCATGCCGCCATGAAAGAGCCCGCGTTAACGAGGGTCCATCTGGAATCACTCGCCCGGCAGTTTGAGGTATGTCCCTATGAGCTGGCGGGTGATCTGCTGCCGTGGGTAGATACGGTGATCGGCGATCAGCATTATGTTTATAGTCTTTATGGCGCACTGGGGAGCCTGATGAGTACCAGCGGCGCACGCTGGAGCGTGCTGCTGGACGAGGCCCACAACCTCCCTGGTCGGGCGCGAAAAATGTACAGCGCCCGTTTGTCCAAGAACGCACTGATGCGCGCGAGACGGGAGGCTCCTGCCCGCATCGTTCCCGCCCTGGAGCGAGTCAATCGCAAACTGCTTGCTCTGCAGAAACAAGACTGGCAATCCGAACACTATCATTCAGAACATACTCTGCCACAGAAGCTGCTAGGTGGCCTTATCGATTTTACCGCTGAAGTATCCGCAGACTGTGCCACACATCCTGAGCTTCTGTCACAGCACCCGGTGCTCGCTGAGTTCTACTTCGATAGCCTGCATTTTATTCGAGTGGCGCAGCAGTGGGGGGACGAATATCGCTGTGTTTATACACGTGACACAGAACCGCAGAGCCTGTTGGTGGTACTAAATTGCCTCGATCCTGCCAGACTGCTGGCCGAGCGACAGGCTCGCGCCTACTCGGTAACCGCCTTCTCCGCCACCTTATCTCCGCCAGAGTGGACGCGTGAGCGCCTGGGTCTGGACAGTCATACTGTCTTCCACCGAGCCACCTCTCCATTTGCCACAGAGCAACTGGCCGTCTGGCTGGTCACCGATCTGGATACCCGCTACCGACACCGCGAGGACACCCTGCAGCGGCTGGCGAGTCTACTAAGAGAATGGCTGGAAGCCATGCCCGGCAATGGGATCGTCTACTTCCCCTCGTACCGTTACATGCACAGTTGCCTGCGCCTGCTCGATGACCTCGAACCGCGTCGCACACTTTGGGTGCAGGCGCCTCAAGAGGGAGAAGAAAGACGGGCGGAGCTGCTGAGCCTGTTGCAGGAAAAACGGGACATAGTCGCGTTCTGTATTCTGGGGGGCATATTCAGCGAGGGCATTGACCTGCCCGGAGATGCCCTCGCCAGCGTAGCCGTGGTGGGTGTCGGCATGCCCCAGGTCAACCAGGATACCCGTGAATTGCAAGAGTGGTACGAACAGCGCACCGGCGCTGGCTTTCAGTACACTTTTATTTATCCCGGCCTGCAGAAGGTCGACCAGGCGCTGGGACGCGTGGTGAGAAGCGCCCGAGACAAGGGGAATGCCCTGCTGATCGACACCCGCTATCGTCAACCCCCGTACCGCCAGCTTCTGCCGCCGTGGTGGACCTATCGGCAGTGGCCGCCACAGCGCCCGCAATGA
- a CDS encoding VRR-NUC domain-containing protein encodes MKQTVELAAHYYLDNFLRLCRTVEARYGDLLTGDEQAVLECFYTLSFGSQCLYTRLISRTGPWFRESKLQYSEIGSLGAPIDELLESNMAMLAEELDPEELSALFTRAELQSAFAAQLPNDKYGSKAELIAAIEALDLTPAASQKNLARSEPGRILTPLHFEFIELLQLLFFGNRHQSLTEFVLADIGITRYFPYSLNRKERLFKNRAAVEEYQLCAVFADEHYDALAVEDWDALPRLGRRLAKLDVQHSSSLRRYHSLCNRLARDLERMEEFGVALSLYRHSERHPARERQARILEKRGDWRKAKGLCLQIIEAPWCEAEQEAAGRILPRIERKLGGSATTRRRDQFNTCALSIPRGDSSVERLAAQSLSQNWHTVHYVENRLMNMLFGLAFWEEIFMPLPGVFHHPYQGGPADIFEQGFRERRAAAIEARVDILLNGSLSDLLPQAYRRYQSNFCHWTDWRHIDEQMVRDSCQLIPNAHLVAIFERLLFDPRENRSGFPDLIALGKQPGDYRLIEVKGPGDALQDGQKRWLRYFDRLGIPAEVLWVNWADD; translated from the coding sequence ATGAAGCAAACAGTCGAACTGGCGGCACACTACTACCTCGATAATTTTTTAAGGCTGTGCAGAACGGTCGAAGCGCGCTATGGCGATCTTCTCACTGGTGACGAACAGGCCGTGCTGGAGTGCTTTTATACACTCTCTTTTGGAAGTCAGTGTCTTTATACCCGTTTAATCTCGCGCACGGGCCCGTGGTTTCGCGAGAGCAAGCTTCAATACAGCGAGATAGGTTCGCTCGGCGCGCCCATCGACGAGCTGCTTGAGAGCAACATGGCCATGCTGGCCGAGGAACTTGATCCCGAAGAGCTGAGTGCACTTTTCACACGCGCGGAGTTGCAAAGCGCCTTCGCAGCACAATTGCCTAACGATAAATACGGCAGCAAAGCTGAGCTGATAGCCGCTATTGAAGCGCTTGACCTAACACCCGCTGCGTCGCAAAAAAACCTCGCCAGAAGCGAGCCCGGCCGCATACTCACTCCCCTGCATTTTGAATTCATTGAATTGCTGCAGTTGCTGTTTTTTGGCAACCGCCATCAGAGCCTCACCGAGTTTGTGCTCGCGGATATTGGCATCACGCGATACTTTCCCTACTCCCTGAATCGCAAGGAAAGGCTGTTCAAAAATCGTGCGGCAGTCGAAGAGTATCAGCTATGCGCAGTATTCGCCGACGAGCACTACGATGCGCTAGCGGTGGAAGACTGGGATGCACTGCCCCGGTTAGGCCGCAGACTGGCCAAGCTTGATGTACAACACAGTTCCAGCCTGCGACGCTACCATAGTCTGTGTAATCGACTGGCGAGAGATCTGGAACGCATGGAGGAGTTCGGCGTTGCGCTCTCTCTTTATCGGCACAGTGAGCGTCATCCGGCACGCGAGCGGCAGGCGCGCATTCTGGAGAAACGCGGCGACTGGAGAAAAGCGAAAGGCCTATGCCTGCAGATTATTGAAGCGCCCTGGTGTGAGGCGGAGCAAGAGGCCGCGGGTCGCATCCTGCCGCGGATAGAACGCAAGCTCGGGGGCAGTGCTACAACGCGTCGACGGGATCAGTTCAACACTTGCGCCCTGTCGATACCAAGGGGCGACAGCTCAGTGGAGAGACTGGCTGCGCAATCACTTTCACAGAACTGGCATACAGTGCATTACGTAGAAAATCGGTTGATGAATATGCTGTTTGGCCTCGCGTTCTGGGAAGAAATTTTTATGCCCCTGCCGGGGGTGTTTCATCACCCCTATCAGGGAGGGCCTGCAGATATCTTTGAGCAGGGTTTTCGCGAACGGCGTGCGGCCGCGATTGAGGCGAGGGTCGACATATTGCTCAACGGCAGTCTGTCCGATTTACTGCCGCAGGCTTACCGCCGCTACCAGTCCAATTTTTGTCACTGGACGGACTGGCGACATATCGATGAGCAAATGGTAAGAGACAGCTGCCAACTCATTCCCAATGCGCACTTGGTGGCCATTTTCGAACGCCTCCTGTTTGACCCCCGGGAGAATCGCAGCGGCTTCCCTGACCTGATCGCATTGGGCAAGCAGCCCGGCGATTATCGCCTGATTGAAGTAAAGGGCCCCGGGGATGCTCTGCAAGACGGGCAGAAGCGCTGGTTGCGCTACTTTGACCGACTAGGCATACCGGCAGAGGTTCTCTGGGTGAACTGGGCTGATGACTGA
- a CDS encoding acyl-CoA thioesterase, with product MNEEAVKGPFDFRDPYTLNMQVQPQDIDGLYHTNNGVYVDWCQKVAWAHSVSLGLDLERYRALDRAMVIIRSEFDYLQSSREGEEVLLATWITEWDERITMRRAFQVIRPADGATLLRARMNFACIEISSGKPRRMPTEFIEGYGPAVLGGAVAPDDATDVSGSAG from the coding sequence ATGAATGAGGAAGCAGTGAAGGGGCCTTTCGATTTTCGCGATCCCTACACACTCAATATGCAGGTACAGCCGCAAGATATCGACGGCCTCTATCACACCAATAACGGTGTCTATGTCGACTGGTGTCAAAAAGTTGCCTGGGCGCATTCAGTCTCACTTGGCCTCGATCTGGAGCGGTATCGGGCATTGGACAGGGCGATGGTGATTATTCGCAGCGAATTTGATTACCTGCAGTCCTCCCGGGAGGGCGAAGAGGTGCTGCTGGCCACCTGGATAACCGAATGGGACGAGAGAATTACCATGCGTCGCGCCTTTCAGGTGATCCGCCCGGCGGACGGCGCCACCCTGCTGCGGGCTCGGATGAATTTCGCTTGCATCGAGATATCCAGTGGCAAGCCCCGCCGCATGCCGACTGAGTTTATCGAGGGTTATGGTCCGGCTGTCCTCGGCGGAGCGGTTGCACCGGATGACGCGACAGATGTTTCAGGCTCGGCAGGATAG
- a CDS encoding hemerythrin domain-containing protein, which yields MGERVMAEDDNQNAPPGRSSQPLMKTLHAEHAHMSMVMQVFKEQLGAIECGEVVDTHVVYEVMDYMVTWPDRFHHPREDLIYARVAEIDPGALGDVDTLQRDHDNTAQVGRQLLKLIENWRLGEAAGSEVVTRGREYISHIYEHMNVEEKLIFPKVEATLTPRDWFELSEDDQLQGVSDSVFGPQVQREFRNMARKLRRGVRRSVERGTMVEWIGLDAFMESFEVVSIAYDSARSTAETHMRDALNDAFGYFRKAPLSAPVRCAANNTRLTFRLLGDIAEISLETLDDLSRVNQARKDRMRLLSREARR from the coding sequence ATGGGTGAGAGAGTAATGGCCGAGGACGATAACCAAAACGCCCCTCCCGGCAGGTCATCTCAGCCGCTGATGAAAACGCTGCACGCGGAGCATGCGCATATGTCCATGGTCATGCAGGTGTTTAAGGAGCAGCTGGGTGCAATCGAATGCGGTGAGGTGGTTGATACGCACGTTGTCTATGAGGTCATGGATTATATGGTCACCTGGCCCGACCGTTTTCATCACCCTCGCGAGGACTTGATCTATGCCCGTGTTGCGGAGATTGATCCCGGTGCTCTGGGTGATGTGGACACGCTGCAGCGCGACCATGACAACACGGCACAGGTTGGGCGGCAACTGCTAAAGCTGATCGAAAACTGGCGCTTGGGAGAGGCCGCTGGGTCGGAGGTGGTAACGCGCGGTCGCGAGTATATCAGTCATATTTATGAGCATATGAATGTCGAGGAAAAATTGATTTTTCCAAAAGTGGAGGCAACTCTGACCCCGCGCGACTGGTTCGAACTGTCCGAAGATGACCAGTTGCAAGGTGTTTCAGATTCCGTATTCGGGCCGCAAGTACAAAGAGAGTTTCGCAATATGGCGCGTAAATTACGCAGAGGTGTGCGCCGGTCAGTAGAACGCGGCACCATGGTAGAGTGGATCGGCCTGGATGCATTTATGGAGTCTTTTGAGGTGGTGTCTATTGCCTATGATTCGGCCCGTAGCACCGCAGAGACCCACATGCGAGACGCATTGAATGACGCTTTTGGTTACTTCCGGAAAGCGCCCTTGTCTGCTCCGGTGCGCTGTGCCGCTAACAACACGCGGCTAACTTTTCGTCTGCTTGGAGACATCGCTGAAATCTCCCTCGAGACACTTGATGACCTGTCGCGTGTCAACCAGGCACGTAAGGACCGGATGCGTCTGCTGAGCCGGGAAGCTCGCCGTTAG
- a CDS encoding ABC transporter transmembrane domain-containing protein: MPPRAKEGLRSLAPVLGLLVNYKRRVIGASMALLFTAAATLSMGLGVQVLIDEGFGGGSNDSLKGAIALFFVIAAAMAFGTFIRFYLVSWLGERVSADIRKQVFDNIVRLHPGFFETNRSLEIMSRITTDTTLLQTIIGSSFSMALRSGLTTTGALVMMFITNLKLSMIIALGVPLVLLPILVFGRRVRRLSNQSQDSIASVGSYAGEVIQNIRVVQSYTREAFESDAFNHEVERAFSIAQRRIWQRSMLVCGAILLLFAGMSGMLWEGGQDVITGQMSGGELGAFVFYAIMVGTGVTTISEVWGDLQRAAGAAERLVELIHTESLINDPEGDVTATSSEQPELRIDRVTFCYPTRPEQAALENFSLSIEAGKSLALVGPSGAGKSTVFELLLRFYDPGIGRILLDGQDIRDFSLQQLRENVALVPQQPALFTGDVRYNIAYGNPDASDDEIQAAARAAHAHDFITALPDGYQSHLGEMGVRLSGGQRQRIALARAILNDPKILLLDEATSALDTESEYQVQLALQELMQNRTTVIIAHRLSTILHADKIAVLDVGQLVATGSHSQLLEECTLYARLANLQFREPGLTNGELPGSADASGPYVPG; this comes from the coding sequence GCGTTGCTGTTTACAGCAGCGGCGACATTATCAATGGGGCTTGGCGTACAGGTCCTCATAGACGAGGGCTTTGGGGGCGGCTCTAACGACAGCCTCAAGGGCGCCATTGCTCTCTTTTTCGTGATTGCTGCCGCCATGGCCTTTGGTACCTTTATCCGCTTCTATCTCGTTTCCTGGCTGGGTGAAAGGGTGAGTGCCGATATACGTAAACAAGTGTTCGACAATATTGTGCGGCTCCACCCGGGATTTTTTGAAACCAACCGCAGTTTGGAAATCATGTCGCGCATTACAACCGACACGACCTTGCTGCAAACTATCATAGGCTCATCCTTTAGTATGGCGCTGCGCTCGGGTCTGACCACCACAGGCGCCTTGGTCATGATGTTTATCACAAACCTGAAGCTAAGCATGATTATCGCGCTGGGCGTACCGCTGGTGCTGTTGCCCATTCTGGTGTTCGGGCGGCGAGTCAGGAGACTATCCAACCAGAGCCAGGACAGCATCGCGAGTGTCGGCAGCTACGCAGGAGAGGTCATACAAAATATTCGTGTGGTACAAAGTTATACCCGTGAAGCATTTGAGTCTGACGCTTTCAATCATGAGGTGGAACGCGCCTTTAGCATAGCGCAGAGACGAATATGGCAACGCTCTATGCTTGTTTGTGGTGCCATATTGTTACTGTTTGCCGGCATGTCCGGCATGTTGTGGGAGGGGGGGCAGGACGTCATCACCGGGCAAATGAGCGGTGGCGAACTCGGAGCCTTCGTGTTCTACGCCATCATGGTTGGCACGGGCGTCACCACAATCTCAGAGGTTTGGGGTGACCTGCAACGTGCAGCCGGCGCTGCCGAGAGGCTGGTTGAGCTCATCCATACAGAGAGTCTGATAAATGATCCTGAGGGGGACGTAACCGCGACCAGTAGCGAGCAACCAGAGCTGCGAATAGACCGGGTGACGTTCTGCTATCCCACTCGCCCGGAGCAGGCCGCGCTGGAGAATTTCAGTTTGAGTATAGAGGCGGGCAAAAGTCTCGCCCTCGTCGGGCCCTCAGGCGCGGGGAAATCCACGGTTTTCGAGTTGCTGTTGCGCTTCTACGACCCCGGGATAGGGCGCATACTGCTGGATGGTCAGGACATCAGAGATTTCAGCTTACAGCAGCTTCGAGAAAACGTCGCGCTGGTGCCGCAGCAGCCGGCGCTCTTCACCGGGGACGTCCGCTACAACATCGCCTACGGAAACCCCGACGCATCAGACGACGAAATACAGGCTGCGGCACGTGCTGCGCATGCCCACGACTTTATCACCGCACTACCCGACGGCTACCAGAGCCATCTCGGAGAAATGGGTGTGCGCCTGTCCGGTGGCCAGCGCCAACGCATCGCCCTCGCGCGTGCCATTCTCAACGATCCAAAGATTTTACTGCTGGATGAAGCTACCAGCGCGCTGGATACGGAGAGTGAATATCAGGTGCAGCTCGCACTGCAGGAGCTGATGCAGAACCGCACCACGGTGATTATCGCCCACCGCCTGTCTACCATACTCCACGCAGACAAAATTGCCGTGCTTGACGTTGGGCAACTGGTCGCCACCGGCAGCCACTCGCAGCTGCTGGAGGAGTGCACGCTCTATGCAAGGCTTGCCAACCTCCAGTTTCGAGAGCCCGGACTCACTAACGGCGAGCTTCCCGGCTCAGCAGACGCATCCGGTCCTTACGTGCCTGGTTGA